A genomic window from Phoenix dactylifera cultivar Barhee BC4 chromosome 7, palm_55x_up_171113_PBpolish2nd_filt_p, whole genome shotgun sequence includes:
- the LOC103707129 gene encoding (DL)-glycerol-3-phosphatase 2-like isoform X4, whose amino-acid sequence MAMASPSSAGLEGETERVSPPKGAITHVIFDFDGTLIDTQPFYTLVQERILSRFGKPYDPSIEAKLMGKKPTESARIFVEETGLAGLLTPEGFLEERNAMLTELFPSSQLLPGVKRLVSHLHANGIPMCVATGTYKHNFEVLTQNHGETFAMMHHVVLGDDPEVKKRKPAPDVFLIALKRFEGNVDPSEVLVFEDAPSGVAAAKNAGMSAVMLSDAGPDASAYKQADQVLSSLLDFKPSHWGLPPFKDTVI is encoded by the exons ATGGCCATGGCGTCGCCCTCCTCCGCCGGATTGGAGGGAGAGACTGAGAGGGTCTCTCCACCCAAAGGCGCCATCACCCATGTTATCTTCGACTTTGATGGCACCCTCATCG ACACGCAGCCATTCTACACGTTGGTCCAGGAGCGGATCCTGTCCAGGTTCGGGAAGCCATACGACCCGTCCATCGAGGCCAAGCTCATGGGGAAGAAGCCAACAGAGTCGGCCCGCATCTTCGTGGAAGAGACGGGCCTAGCCGGCCTCCTCACTCCcgaaggcttcctcgaggaaaGGAACGCGATGCTGACGGAGCTCTTCCCTTCCTCCCAACTCTTGCCCG GAGTCAAGCGCTTGGTCAGTCATCTTCATGCAAATGGGATACCCATGTGTGTGGCGACAGG AACTTATAAACATAATTTTGAAGTGCTGACCCAAAATCATGGTGAAACATTCGCCATGATGCATCATGTGGTCTTGGGTGATGATCCAGAAGTAAAGAAACGCAAGCCGGCCCCGGATGTATTTCTTATTGCTCTGAAAAGATTTGAG GGTAACGTGGACCCAAGTGAAGTTTTAGTTTTTGAAGATGCGCCATCAGGAGTAGCTGCAGCAAAGAATGCAGGGAT GTCTGCGGTAATGCTCTCAGACGCAGGGCCGGATGCTTCCGCTTACAAACAAGCAGACCAAGTTCTCAGCTCGCTGCTAGATTTCAAGCCAAGCCACTGGGGCCTGCCACCTTTTAAGGACACGGTGATTTGA
- the LOC103707129 gene encoding (DL)-glycerol-3-phosphatase 2-like isoform X1 — MAMASPSSAGLEGETERVSPPKGAITHVIFDFDGTLIDTQPFYTLVQERILSRFGKPYDPSIEAKLMGKKPTESARIFVEETGLAGLLTPEGFLEERNAMLTELFPSSQLLPGEFSKLPILGLLFLFLIPLYLHFGCLNGTLALITGVKRLVSHLHANGIPMCVATGTYKHNFEVLTQNHGETFAMMHHVVLGDDPEVKKRKPAPDVFLIALKRFEVLLTNVVVSSLLTRYFLSMVFSSIKSFLSCNKSLDIFVDQGNVDPSEVLVFEDAPSGVAAAKNAGMSAVMLSDAGPDASAYKQADQVLSSLLDFKPSHWGLPPFKDTVI, encoded by the exons ATGGCCATGGCGTCGCCCTCCTCCGCCGGATTGGAGGGAGAGACTGAGAGGGTCTCTCCACCCAAAGGCGCCATCACCCATGTTATCTTCGACTTTGATGGCACCCTCATCG ACACGCAGCCATTCTACACGTTGGTCCAGGAGCGGATCCTGTCCAGGTTCGGGAAGCCATACGACCCGTCCATCGAGGCCAAGCTCATGGGGAAGAAGCCAACAGAGTCGGCCCGCATCTTCGTGGAAGAGACGGGCCTAGCCGGCCTCCTCACTCCcgaaggcttcctcgaggaaaGGAACGCGATGCTGACGGAGCTCTTCCCTTCCTCCCAACTCTTGCCCGGCGAGTTCTCCAAACTCCCCATCTTAGGCCTTTTATTCCTCTTCCTCATACCCCTTTATTTGCATTTCGGATGCTTAAATGGAACTCTTGCCCTTATTACAGGAGTCAAGCGCTTGGTCAGTCATCTTCATGCAAATGGGATACCCATGTGTGTGGCGACAGG AACTTATAAACATAATTTTGAAGTGCTGACCCAAAATCATGGTGAAACATTCGCCATGATGCATCATGTGGTCTTGGGTGATGATCCAGAAGTAAAGAAACGCAAGCCGGCCCCGGATGTATTTCTTATTGCTCTGAAAAGATTTGAGGTATTACTGACaaatgttgttgtttcatctttGTTGACAAGATATTTCCTTTCCATGGTGTTCTCTTCCATAAAATCTTTTTTGTCTTGCAATAAATCACTCGACATATTTGTTGATCAGGGTAACGTGGACCCAAGTGAAGTTTTAGTTTTTGAAGATGCGCCATCAGGAGTAGCTGCAGCAAAGAATGCAGGGAT GTCTGCGGTAATGCTCTCAGACGCAGGGCCGGATGCTTCCGCTTACAAACAAGCAGACCAAGTTCTCAGCTCGCTGCTAGATTTCAAGCCAAGCCACTGGGGCCTGCCACCTTTTAAGGACACGGTGATTTGA
- the LOC103707129 gene encoding (DL)-glycerol-3-phosphatase 2-like isoform X2, which translates to MAMASPSSAGLEGETERVSPPKGAITHVIFDFDGTLIDTQPFYTLVQERILSRFGKPYDPSIEAKLMGKKPTESARIFVEETGLAGLLTPEGFLEERNAMLTELFPSSQLLPGVKRLVSHLHANGIPMCVATGTYKHNFEVLTQNHGETFAMMHHVVLGDDPEVKKRKPAPDVFLIALKRFEVLLTNVVVSSLLTRYFLSMVFSSIKSFLSCNKSLDIFVDQGNVDPSEVLVFEDAPSGVAAAKNAGMSAVMLSDAGPDASAYKQADQVLSSLLDFKPSHWGLPPFKDTVI; encoded by the exons ATGGCCATGGCGTCGCCCTCCTCCGCCGGATTGGAGGGAGAGACTGAGAGGGTCTCTCCACCCAAAGGCGCCATCACCCATGTTATCTTCGACTTTGATGGCACCCTCATCG ACACGCAGCCATTCTACACGTTGGTCCAGGAGCGGATCCTGTCCAGGTTCGGGAAGCCATACGACCCGTCCATCGAGGCCAAGCTCATGGGGAAGAAGCCAACAGAGTCGGCCCGCATCTTCGTGGAAGAGACGGGCCTAGCCGGCCTCCTCACTCCcgaaggcttcctcgaggaaaGGAACGCGATGCTGACGGAGCTCTTCCCTTCCTCCCAACTCTTGCCCG GAGTCAAGCGCTTGGTCAGTCATCTTCATGCAAATGGGATACCCATGTGTGTGGCGACAGG AACTTATAAACATAATTTTGAAGTGCTGACCCAAAATCATGGTGAAACATTCGCCATGATGCATCATGTGGTCTTGGGTGATGATCCAGAAGTAAAGAAACGCAAGCCGGCCCCGGATGTATTTCTTATTGCTCTGAAAAGATTTGAGGTATTACTGACaaatgttgttgtttcatctttGTTGACAAGATATTTCCTTTCCATGGTGTTCTCTTCCATAAAATCTTTTTTGTCTTGCAATAAATCACTCGACATATTTGTTGATCAGGGTAACGTGGACCCAAGTGAAGTTTTAGTTTTTGAAGATGCGCCATCAGGAGTAGCTGCAGCAAAGAATGCAGGGAT GTCTGCGGTAATGCTCTCAGACGCAGGGCCGGATGCTTCCGCTTACAAACAAGCAGACCAAGTTCTCAGCTCGCTGCTAGATTTCAAGCCAAGCCACTGGGGCCTGCCACCTTTTAAGGACACGGTGATTTGA
- the LOC103707087 gene encoding histone H4-like — protein sequence MSGRGKGGKGLGKGGAKRHRKVLRDNIQGITKPAIRRLARRGGVKRISGLIYEETRGVLKVFLENVIRDAVTYTEHARRKTVTAMDVVYALKRQGRTLYGFGG from the coding sequence ATGTCGGGACGCGGGAAGGGAGGCAAGGGTTTGGGTAAGGGCGGAGCGAAGCGCCACCGGAAGGTCCTCCGGGACAACATCCAGGGCATCACGAAGCCCGCGATCCGGCGCCTGGCGAGGCGTGGCGGCGTGAAGCGCATCAGCGGTCTCATCTACGAGGAGACGAGAGGCGTGCTCAAGGTCTTCCTGGAGAACGTCATCCGCGACGCCGTCACCTACACCGAGCACGCCCGCCGGAAGACCGTCACCGCCATGGACGTCGTCTACGCCCTCAAGCGCCAGGGCCGCACCCTCTACGGCTTCGGCGGCTAG
- the LOC103707129 gene encoding (DL)-glycerol-3-phosphatase 2-like isoform X3, which yields MAMASPSSAGLEGETERVSPPKGAITHVIFDFDGTLIDTQPFYTLVQERILSRFGKPYDPSIEAKLMGKKPTESARIFVEETGLAGLLTPEGFLEERNAMLTELFPSSQLLPGEFSKLPILGLLFLFLIPLYLHFGCLNGTLALITGVKRLVSHLHANGIPMCVATGTYKHNFEVLTQNHGETFAMMHHVVLGDDPEVKKRKPAPDVFLIALKRFEGNVDPSEVLVFEDAPSGVAAAKNAGMSAVMLSDAGPDASAYKQADQVLSSLLDFKPSHWGLPPFKDTVI from the exons ATGGCCATGGCGTCGCCCTCCTCCGCCGGATTGGAGGGAGAGACTGAGAGGGTCTCTCCACCCAAAGGCGCCATCACCCATGTTATCTTCGACTTTGATGGCACCCTCATCG ACACGCAGCCATTCTACACGTTGGTCCAGGAGCGGATCCTGTCCAGGTTCGGGAAGCCATACGACCCGTCCATCGAGGCCAAGCTCATGGGGAAGAAGCCAACAGAGTCGGCCCGCATCTTCGTGGAAGAGACGGGCCTAGCCGGCCTCCTCACTCCcgaaggcttcctcgaggaaaGGAACGCGATGCTGACGGAGCTCTTCCCTTCCTCCCAACTCTTGCCCGGCGAGTTCTCCAAACTCCCCATCTTAGGCCTTTTATTCCTCTTCCTCATACCCCTTTATTTGCATTTCGGATGCTTAAATGGAACTCTTGCCCTTATTACAGGAGTCAAGCGCTTGGTCAGTCATCTTCATGCAAATGGGATACCCATGTGTGTGGCGACAGG AACTTATAAACATAATTTTGAAGTGCTGACCCAAAATCATGGTGAAACATTCGCCATGATGCATCATGTGGTCTTGGGTGATGATCCAGAAGTAAAGAAACGCAAGCCGGCCCCGGATGTATTTCTTATTGCTCTGAAAAGATTTGAG GGTAACGTGGACCCAAGTGAAGTTTTAGTTTTTGAAGATGCGCCATCAGGAGTAGCTGCAGCAAAGAATGCAGGGAT GTCTGCGGTAATGCTCTCAGACGCAGGGCCGGATGCTTCCGCTTACAAACAAGCAGACCAAGTTCTCAGCTCGCTGCTAGATTTCAAGCCAAGCCACTGGGGCCTGCCACCTTTTAAGGACACGGTGATTTGA